In Topomyia yanbarensis strain Yona2022 chromosome 2, ASM3024719v1, whole genome shotgun sequence, one DNA window encodes the following:
- the LOC131680374 gene encoding probable E3 ubiquitin-protein ligase bre1, producing the protein MSEQEMDMLDIEDDLVELCEEQNEEQRKKMSIKQQQPQHQQQQQQPQHQQQQQQKQQPRQQQQQQQQRQQQKQQQQQQNNNRRKQRNQRDQRDQRNQDRARGISLETRMETFERLARRTTALGKSVRRAIEAERLPGHLILGYMNRYKNVCKNMDYELNKE; encoded by the exons ATGAGTGAGCAAGAGATGGATATGCTGGACATAGAAGATGATCTAGTGGAGTTGTGCGAGGAGCAGAACGAAGAGCAGCGGAAGAAAATGAGCATTAAACAACAACAACCGCAAcatcagcagcaacaacaacagccacaacatcagcaacaacagcagcaaaaACAACAGCCAcgacaacagcaacaacagcagcaacaacggcagcaacaaaaacagcagcaacaacaacagaatAACAATCGTCGGAAGCAACGAAACCAGCGTGACCAACGTGACCAACGGAACCAAGATCGGGCACGTGGAATTAGCCTG GAAACTCGTATGGAAACGTTCGAGCGACTCGCTCGTCGTACAACTGCTCTCGGAAAGAGCGTACGACGAGCAATTGAGGCAGAGCGGTTGCCCGGCCACC TCATTTTGGGATACATGAACCGATATAAAAATGTTTGTAAAAATATGGATTATGAGCTTAATaaagaatga